From a single Marinobacter sp. THAF197a genomic region:
- a CDS encoding branched-chain amino acid transaminase, with protein sequence MSMADRDGVIWLDGEMVPWRDAKTHVLTHTLHYGLGCFEGVRAYNTANGPAIFRLKEHTDRLFRSAHILNMKMPFSKDEINEAQRAAVRENDLDEAYLRPMAFLGSEGMGLRADNLKVHVMVAAWSWPSYMSPEAKELGIKVRTSSYTRHHVNITMCKAKANGNYINSMLALNEAISGGAEEALLLDNEGYVAEGSGENIFIVRNGELHTPELTSCLEGITRATIIDFAKDLGLQVKERRITRDEVYVAEEAFFTGTAAEVLPIRELDGRQIGEGKRGPITEKLQSMYFDAVKGKLAAHQEWLTAVR encoded by the coding sequence ATGTCGATGGCTGACCGCGATGGCGTTATCTGGCTGGACGGAGAAATGGTTCCCTGGCGTGATGCCAAGACCCACGTCCTCACCCACACCCTGCATTACGGCCTGGGCTGTTTTGAAGGCGTGCGTGCGTACAACACCGCGAACGGCCCGGCGATTTTCCGCCTGAAAGAGCACACCGACCGCCTGTTCCGCTCCGCTCACATCCTGAACATGAAAATGCCGTTCAGCAAGGATGAGATCAACGAAGCCCAGCGTGCCGCGGTTCGTGAAAACGACCTGGACGAAGCCTACCTGCGCCCCATGGCGTTCCTGGGCTCCGAAGGCATGGGTCTGCGTGCCGACAACCTGAAAGTGCACGTAATGGTTGCCGCCTGGAGCTGGCCGTCTTACATGTCGCCAGAAGCCAAGGAGCTGGGCATCAAGGTGCGCACCTCCTCTTACACCCGCCACCACGTGAACATCACCATGTGCAAGGCGAAGGCCAACGGCAACTACATCAACTCCATGCTGGCCCTGAACGAAGCCATCTCCGGCGGCGCTGAAGAAGCCCTGCTGCTGGACAACGAAGGCTACGTGGCGGAAGGCTCCGGCGAGAACATCTTCATCGTTCGCAACGGTGAGCTGCACACCCCGGAACTGACCTCCTGTCTGGAAGGCATCACCCGCGCCACCATCATCGACTTCGCCAAAGACCTGGGCCTGCAGGTGAAAGAGCGTCGCATCACCCGTGACGAAGTCTACGTGGCCGAAGAAGCCTTCTTCACCGGCACCGCCGCCGAAGTACTGCCCATCCGCGAGCTGGATGGCCGCCAGATTGGTGAAGGCAAGCGCGGGCCGATCACCGAGAAGCTGCAGAGTATGTATTTTGATGCGGTTAAGGGGAAGTTGGCTGCGCATCAGGAATGGCTGACGGCAGTTCGCTAA